One window from the genome of Candidatus Synechococcus calcipolaris G9 encodes:
- a CDS encoding MotA/TolQ/ExbB proton channel family protein: MNIAEAFTRGGLAMWPLLVLSILTLGTIFERVWFWTLVLRGETKLAEQILSAAQRNWQEATDLAAQACDQPMGRFLYTPLQLVDMEPEIFRLALEAAADEELSAMRRGEKVLEATITMAPLLGLLGTVLGLISALSSIRLGDIGTPATLGVGLGISEALISTAAGLIVAIISLAFQRLFQALLMQQAQIFRRTGNELELAYRQFWLQQQSSETERSFL, from the coding sequence GTGAATATTGCAGAGGCATTTACCCGTGGTGGGCTGGCAATGTGGCCCCTGCTGGTGTTGTCAATTTTAACCCTAGGAACTATTTTTGAACGGGTGTGGTTTTGGACCCTAGTCCTACGGGGAGAAACCAAGTTGGCCGAGCAAATTTTATCCGCTGCCCAACGGAACTGGCAGGAAGCCACCGATCTGGCGGCCCAAGCCTGTGATCAACCCATGGGACGATTTCTCTATACTCCACTGCAATTAGTGGATATGGAGCCGGAGATTTTTCGTTTAGCCCTAGAAGCGGCCGCCGATGAAGAACTTAGTGCCATGCGCCGTGGCGAAAAGGTACTAGAGGCAACCATCACCATGGCCCCACTACTGGGACTCCTCGGAACCGTGCTGGGCTTAATTAGTGCCCTGAGTTCGATCCGCTTGGGGGATATTGGAACACCGGCCACCCTAGGGGTGGGTCTAGGGATTAGTGAGGCCCTGATTAGTACAGCGGCGGGGTTAATTGTGGCCATTATTAGTTTGGCCTTTCAGCGACTCTTTCAAGCCTTACTCATGCAACAGGCCCAGATTTTCCGGCGCACAGGTAATGAATTAGAACTGGCCTATCGACAATTTTGGCTTCAGCAACAGTCCTCTGAAACCGAGCGTTCTTTCCTATGA
- the lspA gene encoding signal peptidase II, with translation MERPKGFKLKNPGFWWAAVVSILGDRLTKLWIVQTYSLTYPPETTPLWPNVFHITYVTNTGAAFSLFANGGGGWLRWLSLAVSLLLIAFAVFGPRLDRWEQLGYGLLLGGALGNGIDRLLKGEVVDFLDFRLIRFPIFNVADIAINLGIACLLYAAWRQHQRDSADTQG, from the coding sequence ATGGAGCGACCTAAGGGGTTCAAACTGAAAAATCCTGGCTTTTGGTGGGCTGCGGTGGTCTCAATCCTGGGCGATCGCCTAACCAAACTATGGATTGTCCAAACCTATAGCCTGACCTATCCGCCAGAAACAACGCCCCTGTGGCCCAATGTCTTTCATATTACCTATGTGACCAATACCGGCGCGGCGTTTAGTCTATTTGCCAATGGTGGGGGCGGCTGGTTACGCTGGCTCTCCCTGGCCGTCAGTTTGCTGTTAATTGCCTTTGCGGTCTTTGGCCCCCGCCTGGATCGTTGGGAACAACTGGGCTATGGCCTGTTATTGGGGGGAGCCTTAGGTAATGGCATCGATCGCCTCCTGAAGGGAGAGGTGGTGGATTTTTTAGATTTCCGCTTAATTCGCTTCCCGATCTTTAATGTGGCAGATATTGCCATCAATCTGGGCATTGCCTGTTTACTGTATGCCGCTTGGCGACAGCATCAAAGGGATAGTGCAGATACCCAAGGATAG
- a CDS encoding homocysteine S-methyltransferase family protein: protein MSKYRHQLPQLGQDFFLMDGGLETTLIFHHGVDLPEFASFPLLRTAVGREMLNGYYRKYLEIAQQVQANFILDSVTWRANSDWGSRLGYDSEALAEINCAAIAHIETLRHEYESDHTQIVLSGCIGPRGDGYAIESTMDATEAEAYHWPQIHTVAGTAADMVCAFTINYPEEAIGIVRAAQRAQIPISISFTLETDGHLPNGQSLPSAVQQVDAATAEYASYFMINCAHPTHFEKSLMGGEPELGRIRGVRANSSRKSHQELNDSTELDSGNPTELGQYYIAIKQQLQQLNIMGGCCGTDHRHIAQIAKECAPLFTNTLTA from the coding sequence ATGTCCAAATATCGCCATCAGTTACCCCAATTAGGGCAAGACTTTTTTTTGATGGATGGGGGATTAGAAACAACATTGATCTTTCACCACGGAGTTGACTTGCCAGAATTTGCCTCGTTTCCCCTTTTGAGGACGGCGGTTGGCCGGGAGATGCTTAATGGTTACTACCGGAAATATCTAGAGATTGCCCAGCAGGTTCAAGCTAATTTTATTCTGGATAGTGTGACTTGGCGAGCCAATTCTGACTGGGGGAGCCGTTTGGGGTACGACAGCGAAGCCCTAGCAGAGATTAACTGCGCGGCGATCGCCCATATTGAAACCCTCCGTCATGAGTACGAAAGTGACCACACTCAAATTGTCCTCAGTGGGTGTATTGGCCCCCGTGGTGATGGTTACGCCATTGAAAGTACGATGGATGCCACGGAAGCGGAAGCCTACCATTGGCCCCAAATTCATACCGTTGCCGGTACTGCCGCCGATATGGTCTGCGCCTTCACGATCAATTATCCAGAGGAAGCGATCGGGATTGTCCGGGCGGCCCAAAGGGCGCAAATTCCCATCTCCATTTCCTTCACCCTGGAAACCGATGGTCATCTGCCCAATGGCCAATCCTTACCTTCGGCGGTTCAACAAGTGGATGCTGCCACTGCCGAATACGCCAGTTACTTTATGATTAATTGTGCCCATCCGACCCACTTTGAAAAAAGTTTAATGGGCGGGGAACCGGAGTTAGGCCGGATTCGAGGGGTACGGGCGAATTCCTCCCGCAAAAGCCATCAGGAACTCAATGACTCTACAGAACTCGATAGCGGCAATCCCACAGAATTGGGACAGTATTACATTGCCATTAAGCAACAACTTCAGCAGTTGAATATTATGGGGGGCTGTTGCGGCACGGATCATCGCCATATTGCCCAAATTGCTAAGGAGTGCGCCCCCTTGTTTACCAATACGCTAACAGCTTAG
- a CDS encoding HEAT repeat domain-containing protein has translation MTTSLAQLADQLESSSSRDRLLALAALRDIPADDAVPLIKKVLWDENLQIRSMAVFALGVKPTAECFGLLVQLLETEPDYGIRADAAGALGYLEDERAFEPLIRAFYEDTDWLVRFSAAVSLGNLKDPRGCDALLSALESDQVLMLQGAIAALGEIGNPAVVDHLLRFVQSDDWLIRQRLAEALGNLPHAKGISALKYLAKDENSQVAEAAQLSLERLA, from the coding sequence ATGACTACTTCCTTAGCACAGCTTGCCGATCAGCTAGAAAGCTCCAGTTCCCGCGATCGCCTCTTAGCCTTGGCGGCATTGCGAGATATTCCAGCAGATGATGCCGTTCCCCTGATTAAAAAAGTGCTCTGGGATGAAAATCTGCAAATTCGCTCCATGGCGGTCTTTGCCCTGGGCGTGAAACCCACTGCGGAGTGTTTTGGTCTTTTGGTGCAGCTTTTAGAAACGGAACCGGACTACGGCATTCGCGCCGATGCGGCGGGGGCCCTGGGCTATTTGGAGGATGAACGGGCCTTTGAACCCCTGATTCGTGCGTTTTATGAGGATACGGATTGGTTGGTGCGTTTTTCAGCGGCGGTGTCCCTAGGGAATCTGAAGGATCCTCGGGGCTGTGATGCACTCCTATCGGCCCTGGAAAGTGATCAAGTACTGATGCTCCAGGGGGCGATCGCCGCTCTAGGGGAAATTGGTAATCCGGCGGTGGTGGATCACCTATTGAGGTTTGTCCAATCCGATGACTGGCTCATCCGTCAACGTTTGGCGGAGGCCCTAGGGAATTTACCCCATGCTAAGGGCATATCGGCCCTCAAATACTTAGCTAAGGATGAGAATAGCCAGGTGGCAGAGGCGGCCCAACTTTCCCTAGAGCGGTTGGCGTAG
- the map gene encoding type I methionyl aminopeptidase: MNILANLLTSDTTPVQTRPRRGIEIKSRREIEVMRQASKIVATVLKEISEITKPGMSTADLDAHAERRIREMGATPSFKGYHGFPASICASVNNEVVHGIPNPRKIIRNGDVVKVDTGAYFNGFHGDSCITIAVGPISEEAAKLVRVAEEALYCGIKQVKEGNYLMDLAGAIQDCVESNGFVIVEDFTGHGVGRNLHEEPSVFNFRTRDLKNVRLRAGMTLAIEPIVNAGSKQVRILSDRWTAVTVDNALSAQFEHTVLVTKTGYEILTDRQGL, translated from the coding sequence ATGAATATCCTGGCTAATCTCTTAACCTCCGACACAACTCCGGTGCAAACTCGTCCTCGCCGTGGGATTGAAATTAAGTCTCGCCGTGAAATTGAGGTCATGCGCCAAGCTTCTAAGATCGTGGCCACCGTACTGAAGGAAATTTCCGAGATCACCAAGCCAGGCATGAGTACCGCAGATTTAGATGCCCATGCGGAGCGGCGAATCCGGGAAATGGGAGCCACTCCCAGTTTTAAGGGGTACCATGGGTTTCCGGCATCGATCTGTGCCTCCGTCAATAATGAAGTCGTCCATGGGATTCCCAACCCCCGCAAAATCATTCGTAATGGCGATGTGGTCAAAGTGGATACCGGTGCCTATTTCAATGGGTTCCATGGGGATTCCTGCATCACGATCGCCGTCGGCCCCATTAGTGAAGAAGCGGCCAAGCTAGTGCGGGTAGCCGAAGAGGCCCTTTATTGTGGCATTAAGCAGGTCAAGGAGGGTAATTATTTAATGGACTTGGCCGGTGCCATTCAAGATTGCGTCGAGTCCAATGGATTTGTGATTGTGGAAGACTTTACCGGCCATGGGGTCGGCCGCAATTTGCACGAAGAACCCTCGGTGTTTAATTTTCGTACCCGTGACCTCAAAAATGTGCGGCTGCGGGCGGGAATGACCCTGGCCATTGAACCGATTGTGAATGCCGGCTCGAAGCAGGTTCGCATTTTATCCGATCGCTGGACCGCCGTTACGGTAGATAATGCCCTCTCGGCCCAGTTTGAACATACGGTGTTAGTCACTAAAACAGGCTACGAAATTTTGACCGATCGCCAAGGACTCTAG
- a CDS encoding ExbD/TolR family protein: MKINLRNDTDDVRIEILPLIDVVFCILTFFILAAVSLTRQQAITLNLPEASTGQAQSRQMLVVSIDPVGQIYVDQDPVNRSELYEELLTYLRLNPEGMVVLRASQVVSYNDVIQVLDLLRSVGGNRVALATQPLEQPAMGVDPMPPIDNFDDFPAIEDVPLTPDGLDSPDRPAGELETFPEEPASD; the protein is encoded by the coding sequence ATGAAAATTAATCTCCGCAATGACACCGATGATGTCCGCATTGAGATTTTGCCCCTCATTGATGTGGTCTTTTGTATCCTCACCTTTTTTATTTTGGCGGCCGTCAGTTTGACCCGACAGCAGGCAATTACCCTCAATTTGCCAGAGGCAAGTACGGGCCAAGCCCAATCGCGGCAGATGCTTGTGGTGAGCATTGATCCCGTGGGTCAAATTTATGTGGATCAGGATCCGGTAAATCGCAGTGAACTTTACGAAGAACTATTGACCTATCTCCGCCTTAATCCAGAGGGCATGGTGGTGCTGCGGGCCTCCCAGGTTGTTAGTTACAATGATGTTATTCAGGTTCTTGATCTGTTGCGATCTGTGGGGGGAAACCGCGTTGCCTTGGCGACCCAGCCCCTTGAACAGCCCGCCATGGGTGTAGATCCAATGCCCCCCATTGATAATTTTGATGATTTTCCGGCTATAGAAGACGTGCCCCTGACTCCCGATGGTTTAGATAGTCCCGATCGCCCAGCGGGGGAACTGGAGACATTTCCGGAGGAACCCGCCAGTGATTAA
- a CDS encoding S66 peptidase family protein, whose translation MIQPQLPAPLQPGDRLGVVFPSGRLRDREPFLAGLQCWRDHGYKIAADDTWHRGWGYLAGSDGDRRQALLDALTNSEIKGILCGRGGFGATRLLEDWAWPALAGKWLIGFSDITALLWSYVQEGVAGVHGPVLTTLAAEPPWSRDRLFHLVQGKSLDPLDGQGWGGGIVTGQLLPGNLAVATHLIHTRHCPDLTGAILAFEDVGEAPYRLDRMLTQWRQTGLLSQVAGIALGRFSRCQVEPSVPSFTAEEVLGDRLADLGLPIVSGLPFGHEGVNAALPVGIMATLDGDRGQLIFG comes from the coding sequence ATGATTCAGCCCCAACTTCCAGCCCCTCTCCAGCCCGGCGATCGCCTTGGGGTGGTCTTCCCCAGTGGTCGATTAAGGGATAGGGAGCCATTCTTGGCCGGACTCCAATGCTGGCGGGATCACGGCTATAAAATTGCTGCGGATGATACCTGGCATCGGGGCTGGGGTTATTTGGCCGGTTCCGATGGAGATCGCCGTCAGGCCCTCTTAGATGCCTTGACCAACTCAGAGATTAAGGGCATTCTCTGTGGTCGGGGCGGATTTGGGGCAACCCGATTATTAGAGGACTGGGCCTGGCCGGCCCTAGCAGGCAAGTGGCTCATTGGCTTCTCAGATATTACCGCTCTCCTGTGGAGTTACGTTCAAGAAGGAGTGGCCGGAGTCCATGGCCCCGTTCTGACGACCCTAGCCGCCGAACCCCCATGGAGCCGAGATCGTCTCTTCCATCTGGTACAGGGCAAGTCCCTAGACCCCCTAGATGGCCAAGGTTGGGGAGGCGGAATCGTCACGGGGCAGCTCTTGCCAGGTAATCTTGCCGTGGCCACCCACCTGATCCATACCCGCCACTGCCCGGATCTAACTGGGGCAATTTTAGCCTTTGAAGATGTGGGGGAAGCCCCCTATCGCCTGGACCGAATGTTAACCCAATGGCGGCAAACGGGATTATTAAGCCAAGTGGCAGGTATTGCCCTCGGTCGTTTTAGCCGTTGCCAAGTGGAACCCTCCGTTCCCAGCTTTACCGCTGAAGAAGTCCTCGGCGATCGCCTAGCGGATTTAGGCCTGCCCATTGTCAGTGGCTTACCCTTTGGCCATGAGGGGGTGAATGCTGCATTGCCTGTCGGGATCATGGCAACCCTAGACGGCGATCGCGGGCAGTTGATCTTTGGTTGA
- a CDS encoding CBS domain-containing protein, translating to MDIVLCHTTADFDTLGAAVGLSCLYPGTKIVLTGGSHPKVGEFLAFHRDEYALIEARSVTAETLRRIWIVDTQSRKLLGAAVPWLDQPQVEVYIYDHHLDSPGDIVAQERWLEPVGATCTIIVERLQAEKVSLRATEATVLALGIHGDTGSLTFEQTTARDAAALAWLLEQGAHQRAIADFCDPGLSEDLQPLLSQAWDHLHQETHQGHCLGRVLLTTPEYVPGLSRLITHLADLSECNALILGHYYRANATGGHLSLIGRSRVPGVNLATIMQSLGGGGHAQAAAVTLTTSEPERVLEKIYQQLLEQIPQPATAQELMSSPVRTVLPDTTVEQAHRVLLRYGHSGLSVVDRQGQLVGIISRRDLDIALHHGFDHAPVKGYMKSPVRTIGTTTTLPQIQALMVTYDIGRLPVINAQGHLQGIVTRTDVLRQLYHHQPDSQRTTAPHRQFLFQPLQDLLPPPLRHVLEQAAIACSQRGWQLYLVGGAVRDLLLLLHQRKSMDDLAMDDLGECYSRITREFDLVVDGIQQGVQEGAGVQLARELHGYYPKAEVQIYGQFQTAALHWPHHSPLGDFAIDIATARSEFYPYPAAHPEVAASSIRQDLYRRDFTINALAIRLTQPHSGELLDFFGGWQDLQSQTIRVLHPNSFIEDPTRIFRAVRFAVRLNFLLDAQTQEYIGHALTSGIFERSQRRSQKLPSLQSRLRNECRYLLQLPLGEEDTFPGETALGQLNDLGALQCLHRDLPFSQQTRQSLALAWEWWQAYGEPTTIQGIGDWELLLMVLLAPLGDAVMVAEQLHLAEPLHHRLAIWRSRAEEFQALLATEPKISTLTCWLDGLDIPLIILIASQTPTPVGDRLKQYLGQWREQKSPLNGDDLQALGYQRGPQFREMLQALRWAALDGIVGDRDGAKAFLAAHYPQN from the coding sequence ATGGACATCGTTCTTTGCCATACAACCGCTGATTTCGACACCCTGGGGGCGGCGGTGGGTTTAAGCTGTCTCTATCCAGGCACAAAAATTGTTTTGACCGGGGGATCCCATCCCAAGGTGGGGGAGTTCCTGGCCTTTCACCGGGACGAGTATGCCCTAATTGAGGCGCGATCAGTGACGGCGGAGACCCTGCGGCGCATTTGGATTGTGGATACCCAGTCCCGCAAACTATTGGGGGCAGCGGTCCCATGGCTGGATCAGCCCCAGGTGGAAGTTTATATCTATGACCATCATCTGGATAGCCCTGGGGATATTGTTGCCCAGGAACGATGGCTGGAGCCAGTGGGCGCAACCTGCACCATCATTGTGGAGCGGCTGCAAGCCGAAAAGGTCTCCCTAAGGGCAACGGAGGCAACGGTTTTAGCCCTAGGGATCCACGGTGATACGGGATCGCTGACCTTTGAGCAAACAACGGCCCGGGACGCGGCGGCCTTGGCCTGGTTACTGGAACAGGGGGCCCACCAACGGGCGATCGCCGACTTTTGCGATCCTGGTTTAAGCGAGGATCTGCAACCCCTCTTGAGCCAAGCCTGGGATCATCTGCACCAAGAAACTCACCAAGGTCATTGTTTAGGACGGGTGCTACTGACCACGCCGGAGTATGTTCCTGGGTTATCCCGCTTAATTACCCATTTGGCGGATCTCAGTGAATGCAATGCCTTGATTCTGGGTCACTATTACCGGGCCAATGCCACGGGAGGGCACTTAAGTTTGATTGGCCGAAGTCGAGTCCCTGGCGTGAATTTGGCCACCATAATGCAATCCCTAGGGGGAGGGGGCCATGCCCAAGCAGCGGCCGTCACCCTGACAACATCGGAACCCGAACGGGTGTTAGAGAAGATCTACCAGCAACTTCTTGAGCAAATTCCCCAGCCCGCCACAGCCCAAGAGTTAATGTCATCCCCGGTACGAACCGTACTACCCGATACAACGGTGGAGCAGGCCCATCGGGTTTTATTGCGCTATGGCCATTCCGGCCTATCGGTGGTGGATCGTCAGGGTCAGTTGGTAGGAATCATTTCCCGCCGGGATTTGGATATTGCCCTGCACCATGGGTTTGATCATGCTCCGGTCAAAGGCTATATGAAGTCTCCTGTACGCACGATTGGAACCACAACCACCCTGCCCCAGATTCAGGCCTTGATGGTCACCTACGACATTGGACGGCTACCCGTGATCAATGCTCAGGGACACCTCCAGGGAATTGTCACCCGTACCGATGTGTTGCGGCAACTCTATCACCATCAACCGGATTCCCAAAGGACAACGGCTCCCCATCGGCAATTTCTCTTTCAACCGCTGCAAGATCTGCTGCCACCCCCCCTACGCCACGTTTTGGAACAGGCCGCGATCGCCTGTAGTCAACGGGGCTGGCAACTTTACTTGGTGGGGGGAGCGGTGCGGGACTTACTCTTGCTCCTGCATCAGCGTAAATCAATGGATGATCTGGCAATGGATGATCTGGGGGAATGCTACAGCCGCATCACCCGTGAATTCGATCTCGTGGTGGATGGCATTCAGCAAGGAGTACAGGAGGGGGCCGGGGTGCAGTTAGCAAGGGAACTCCATGGCTATTACCCCAAGGCCGAAGTCCAGATCTATGGTCAATTCCAAACCGCGGCCCTCCATTGGCCCCACCATTCCCCCCTTGGCGATTTTGCCATCGATATTGCCACGGCCCGCAGTGAATTTTATCCCTATCCGGCGGCCCACCCGGAAGTGGCGGCCAGTTCCATTCGCCAAGACCTCTATCGCCGCGATTTTACGATTAATGCCCTGGCCATTCGCTTGACCCAACCCCACAGTGGTGAACTTCTCGATTTTTTTGGTGGCTGGCAGGACTTGCAAAGCCAGACGATTCGGGTCTTGCATCCCAATAGTTTTATTGAGGATCCCACCCGTATTTTTCGCGCCGTCCGCTTTGCCGTGCGTCTAAACTTTCTCCTGGATGCCCAAACCCAGGAGTATATTGGCCATGCCCTGACCAGTGGCATTTTTGAGCGGAGTCAACGCCGCAGCCAGAAATTGCCTTCCCTGCAAAGTCGGCTACGCAACGAATGTCGTTACCTGTTGCAATTGCCCTTGGGGGAAGAGGACACCTTTCCGGGGGAAACGGCCCTAGGTCAATTAAATGATTTGGGCGCGTTGCAATGTCTCCATCGGGATCTACCCTTTAGCCAACAGACCCGTCAGAGTCTTGCCCTAGCCTGGGAATGGTGGCAAGCCTACGGGGAACCTACGACGATCCAAGGGATAGGGGATTGGGAACTTTTACTGATGGTTTTGTTAGCTCCCCTAGGGGATGCGGTGATGGTGGCAGAGCAGCTACATTTGGCAGAACCCCTGCACCATCGCTTAGCCATCTGGCGATCGCGGGCGGAGGAATTCCAGGCACTTCTGGCAACTGAGCCTAAAATCAGCACCTTAACCTGTTGGTTAGATGGGTTGGATATTCCCCTGATTATTTTGATTGCCAGTCAAACCCCAACCCCAGTGGGCGATCGCCTCAAACAGTATTTAGGGCAATGGCGAGAGCAAAAGTCGCCCCTAAATGGGGATGATTTGCAGGCCTTGGGATATCAGCGGGGGCCGCAATTTCGGGAGATGTTACAGGCATTGCGCTGGGCTGCCCTCGATGGCATTGTCGGCGATCGCGACGGGGCCAAAGCTTTTTTGGCTGCTCACTATCCCCAGAATTAA